The nucleotide window AAAAGATGTGGCGGTTGATTGGGACGATACGAAAATATTAAGCGCAGAGCCGGGCGATCATGTATTAATCGCACGGAAGGCCAAAGGCAAAGATGAATGGTTTGTAGGTGGTATTACAGACGAACAGGCAAGAACTTTGAACATCGATTTTAGCTTTCTGCCAGCCGGCGGAAATTATGAAGCAACTATTTATGAAGATGGTAAAAATGCTGACTATATAACCAATCCGCAAAGCTATCATATTTATAAAAAGAAGGTAACCAGCAAAACAAAGCTGGTCGCCAGGCTTGGCCGCAGTGGTGGTGTTGCCATCAGCATTCGAAAAATCTAACTCAGTACAAAAATTAGTTAATCCGCAAGCCGCCTCCATTTGGGGCGGCTATTTTATTGATTAATAGCAGGGTTACTTAATCTCGGCTTGAAAATTGTAATTGTGTAAACCGTAAAAATATGCAGTGGAATTGCTGGTTGTGTAAAAAATTCCACAGTATCAACTATTAAGAACTTTTTTAAAATAATAGCCGGATGAAAATTACAAGGCCCGTTGATGATTTTGTGACGAGGATGAGGGAGTATTTTACCTCCGAAGGAACCTATCCTTTTAAAAATGAAGACCCTTTTCGGTTAGACCTTTTGAGCAACGCGCAAATGGAATCCCACGGTATTCGGGTAGCTGCGCAACACGAAGTGCTAACGACCAGGCAGCCCGACAAAGTATTAAAGCGCCTGAATGATAACGAAGACGTGATCGTGAAAGTGCAGGAAATGCTTGCCGAAACCATAAAAGAAAAGCAGGCCATTGCACCTGCAAGTGAATGGTTTTTGGATAACCTTTATCTTATTAAGGAACAGATCAATATTTCACGGAAACACCTGCCGAAAGGTTATAGTCAGACGCTGCCGATTCTGGCCAAAGGAAAATCGGCCGGTATGCCCCGGGTGTATGATATCGCGCTTGAAATCATTTCTCATAGTGATGGACGTATTGACGTCGCTAACCTCACCGCCTTTATCAATGGCTATCAAACTAAAAATGTGCTCACCCTCGGTGAGCTATGGGCGATTCCTATTATGCTGCGGTTTGCTATTATAGAAAATATAAGGCGTATAGCTTCAAGAATTGCCATCGACCGCCTGGATAAGAACGATGCTATTTACTGGTCGGAAGAATTTATAAAAATTGCACAGACTGAGCCGCGCAGTATTATCATCGCTACTGCTGAAATGGCCAAGAGCGATGTGTCGTTGAACAGCGCTTTTGTGGCGGAATTCACGAGGAGGATGCAGGGGAAAGGCCAGGGATTGGCCATACCCCTATCCTGGATCGAGCAGCAACTTTCAGACACCGGTCATTCTGTAGCCGAACTGGTGAACATACACAACCAGAGCCAGGCGGCAGACCAGGTGTCAATGCGAAATAGTATAGAGAGTATCAGGCTTTTGAAAACAACCGAATGGAAAGAGTTTGTAGAAAGTGTAAGTGTGGTGGAGCAGGAACTGCAAAAAGATATTACAGGTACTTATCCGCTGATGGATTTTGAAACCCGGGATCGTTACCGGCACGTAGTGGAATGGATCGGTAAAAAATCAAAAGCACCCGAGCATGAAGTGGCTGCTTTGGCTATCGGTCTGGCCACGAAAAGAAAAGAAACAGGAGCTCCTGAACGGCAACATCATGTGGGTTACTTTTTAGTAGATAAAGGACGGGATGAGCTGCTAAAGAAAGCCCGCACGCAATTAGACTTTAAGGATCAGCTAAAATATTTTTTAAGAAAGAACCGGCTGTCCATCTATGCGGGTTCAACCTTCCTGTTTGCATTTGTCCTGAGTGTTTTATTGGCGCGAAATGTTTACTATGAAACAAGGTTGATCTGGACAAGTATCGTGACAGGCGTTTTGCTATTTGTGATATTGGGTCATTTCGCTACAGTGGTGATCAACTGGTTATCTACCATGATGGTAAAGCCCAGGCCATTGCCCAAGCTGGACTTTTCCGGCAGGATTCCCGATGTATATAGTTCTGTAGTAGCAGTGCCCTGCCTGATCGGCAGTAAGGCGGGTATCGACGAATTGGTAAGCGACCTGGAGGTAAGGTACCTTTCCAATCCTCAAAAAAACTTATATTATTGCCTGTTGACCGACTTTGCGGATGCGCCGCAGGAAAAAATGCCCCTGGATGATGAGTTGCTGGCTCATGTAAAAGAAGAGATTCACCTGCTGAATAAAAAATATGCCGGGGAAAATGAGACCGACCGCTTCTTCCTGATGCACCGTTCGCGTAAATGGAATAAGAAAGAAAAGGTTTGGATGAGCTATGAGCGTAAAAGAGGAAAGCTTGGTGAATTAAACAGCCTGCTCCGGAATACAGGTCATGATGATTTTTCGGTAATTGTGGGGGACGTAGCAGCATTGGCCAATGTAAAGTATGTGATCACTTTGGACGCTGATACTTTACTGCCTCGGGAGTCGGCCTGGAAAATGATCGCCACTATGGCTCACCCGCTCAACCAGCCTGTGATCAATCAGAAGAAGAGAAGGGTAGTGGAAGGCTATGGTATTTTACAACCCAGGACAGCCATTAACCTGCCCGCCAAAACCAGCTCGGTTTATGCACGAATGCATAGTAATGACTCAGGTCTTGATCCTTATACGCAATTGGTATCAGATGTATACCAGGATCTTTTTGAAGAAGGTTCTTTTATAGGTAAGGGTATTTACGATATAGATGTGTTTGAGCAGGTATTAGGAAAAGCGTTTCCCGAAAATCGTATCCTGAGCCATGACCTTTTAGAAGGGTCTTATGTTCGTTCGGGTTTGTTAACAGATGTACAGTTATTTGAAGACTATCCCGAAACCTACTGGACGGATGTAAGTCGCAGGCACCGATGGATCAGGGGGGACTGGCAAATAGCTACCTGGGGTTTGCCCTTCGCGCCCGATGAAAAGAACAAGCTGAAGCGGAACTATATTTCTTCTTTATCTAAATGGAAAATATGGGATAATATTAAACGAAGTTTGCTTACGCCTGCCATGCTGGCTTTATTAGTACTGATCTGGCTGCTATTCCCTAACCCAACGATTTGGATAATGGGTTTTATAGTGTTTTGGTTTTTTATGCCCGTAGTTACGGGAGCTATACAGCTTTTCAGAAAACCTGATGACCTGGATGCCCGGTCGCATATAACGGAAGTAGGAGACGCCTTTAAAAAGAGTGTAGCGCAAGTGTTGTACAATATAGTAGTGTTACCATTTGAAGCTTATAAAAATGCAGATGCGATTTTTTTAGCCAATTGGCGTTTATTGTTTTCCAGGAAGAGATTATTACAATGGACTCCTTATGCTGCTCAAAAGGCAGGTGGTAAAAAAACAATTGCTGATGCATACAGCTATATGTGGCAGGCTATTTTGCTGGTAATAGTCATTACTGCATTGGTAGTGATCTTTCAACCTTCTTCAGTTTATATTGCAGCCCCTTTTTTACTGGCCTGGCTTTTTTCGCCGGTTGTAGCCTGGAGTGTGAGCCGCCAGAGAACCCGGGAAGATTTTGCACTATCTGATTCTGAAGCTGGTTTTCTGCAGGTGATCAGCCGTAAAACATGGGCCTTTTTTGAAGACTTTGTAGTTGCAGAAGACAACTACCTGCCACCCGATAATTACCAGGAAAAGCCAATCGAGGTAACAGCGCATCGAACCTCTCCTACTAATATAGGCCTGTCCACTCTGGTTAATGTATCAGCTTACGACTTCGGATATATTTCCTTATGCAGGCTGGTAGAGCGGACGCAGCAAACCTTTAGTGCGCTAAGCGATATGGAACGCTATAAAGGTCACTTTTATAACTGGTATGATACGACCAACCTACAGCCGCTTTATCCGCGTTATATATCGGCAGTGGACAGCGGTAACTTTGTGGCGAACATGATTGTATTGCGGCAGGCTTTGCTGGAGCTGCCTCATCATAAAATACTCAATCAAAAATTTTATGAGGGACTACATCATACCTGGAAAGCTGCTATACATGCGGCTCCGGAGTCTGCCACTATTTTTAAAGAAGGAGATGCTTACCTGGATCGCCTGTCCCAATCGCCTGTGGAAACGATTCATATCCAGAAAACCTATTTCGATAAATTATTACAGCAGGCTGGGTTGGTAAAAGCTGCGGCAGTTGTAGCATCTAATAAAGAAGTGCAAAGCTGGCTATTGAAGTTTGAAGCACAGGTCAGCGATGCCCAATTCTCGTTATCACTTTTAACGCCATGGGCAGATTTGCTACCGGTTCCTGCTGGGCTTGAAGCATTGAGCGTTTTAGATAATATTCCTTCCTTAACAGAGATAAGGAATCTGGAGCATACCATATTACCATTGATCAGCCAATTACGGGAAGAGCGAACTGAGTATAAGGAATGGCTTCAGCAGCTGGAAGAAGCCATTCAATCGGCATATAGCCATGCACTGGAAAAGCTAAGCAAAATTGAGAAGCTGGTGAATGAGTGTGCGGGTTTTGCAGCGGTAGAGTACGACTTCTTATATGATAAAGATAAGCACCTGTTTCATATTGGTTATAATGTAAGTGAAGATGTAAAAGATAAGAGTTATTATGATATACTGGCTTCGGAAGCCCGGTTAGGTATTTTCACAGCCATTGCACAGGGCAAAGTGCCACAGGATAGCTGGTTTGTATTGGGCCGCCTGATTACGAATGACGGTGCAGCCCCGGTATTGCTATCCTGGAGCGGATCAATGTTTGAATACCTGATGCCCGAGTTAGTAATGCCTTCTTATGAAAATACTTTACTCGAACGCACTACCAGGGGTATCATACAAAACCAAATAGATTACGGACGTAAAAAAGATATTCCCTGGGGCATATCGGAGTCTGGCTTTAACCTGGTGGATGCTCATTTAAATTACCAGTACCAGGCTTTTGGTGTTCCGGGCACCGGCCTGAAACGCGGACTGGGGCAGGACCTGGTAATTGCTCCCTATGCCACCCTGTTGGCGCTGATGGTAGAACCGCAGCTAGCTTTGAAAAACCTGTTGGTGTTGTCAAAGAACGGGTTTGAAGGACGATACGGGTTTTATGAAGCGGTGGATTATACGCCTTCCCGTATGCCGCGTGGCAAAACGAATGTTATTATACGCTCCTTTATGGCTCACCACCAGGGTATGGGCTTTTTATCTATTGCACGTTTGCTGCTGGGAGAGAAAATGCAGCAGAGGTTCGAGCGCGATCCGCAGTTTCAATCTGCCTTATTGCTACTAAAGGAAAAAGCGCCTAAGGCTACCAATTATTATACACAGGATGATAGCGCTACCAGTAAGACGGTGGCCAGCCACGAAGCACATATACGGGTGATCAGAACGCCCAACACAACAGTTCCCGAAGTGCAGCTATTATCGAACGGGCGTTACCATATGGCGATCAGCAACTCTGGCGGAAGTTATAGCCGCTGGAAGAATCTGGCTGTGTCGCGCTGGCGTGAAGATGTAACAGAAGATAACTGGGGTACTTTCTGCTATATCAAAGAGGTGTCCAGCCAGGAGCTCTGGTCCAATACTTATCAGCCTACCCGCAAAAAGCTGGATGTAGACGAAACCATTTTCTCGCAGGGGCATGTGGAGTTCAGGCGTGTGAATAAAGACTTCGAGACAAAGACTGATATTGTTGTGTCTCCGGAAGATGATGTTTCCATCAGGCGTATTAAGATAACTAATAAAAGCAATGGTGTTAAAACGCTTGAAGTGACTGGGTATACCGAAATTGTGATAGCGCCCCAGGCAGCAGATGAGGCGCATCCGGCTTTTAGTAATTTGTTCGTTCAAACAAAAATAAGTGAGGATAGTAAAGCTATTCTTTGTACCAGGCGGGCAAGGTCTAAAAATGAGCAGCCGCCATGGATGTTTTTTATGATGAACGTAACCGGCGTTGAGCAGGAGGAAATTTCTTTTGAGAGTGACCGGATGCGTTTTATTGGGCGAACCCGCTCATTGGCTTCACCGCTATCGGTGGCTAATAATGGACCGATGTCGGGTACTGACGGGTCTGTATTGGATCCTGTGGCTGCAATAAAATATAAGATCACGCTAAAACCCAGGCAAACAGCTACGTTCGAAATTGTTATTGGTATCACAGAAACACAGGATACCTGCCAGCACCTGATCGGTAAGTACGATGACGTGTATCTGAAAAACCGTGCTTTTGAATTATCATGGACACATAGCCAGGTATTGCTAAGGCAGATCAATGCCAGTGAGGCAGAAGCACAGCTATTTAACTCTATGGCCGGGCATATACTGTATGCCAATGGTACCCATCGCGCCGAAGCCAATATTATAGCTGGCAATAAAAAGGGACAGTCGGGCCTTTGGGGTTACTCTATCTCCGGCGATCTTCCCATCGTGTTGGTAAGGGTACAGGATAGCGATAATACGGCATTGGTAAGACAGCTGATCAAAGCGCATTCTTACTGGCGGATGAAAGGATTAGCTGTTGACCTTATTATATGGAATGATGATTTCGGTACCTACCGCCAGTTGTTGCACGACCAGATCATGGGCTTTGTAACGGCCATGGGGGGCGCTACGGTAGATCAGCCGGGCGGTATCTTTATCCGCCAGGGTGACCAGCTCTCCACGGAAGACAGGATCTTATTTCAAACCGTAGCCCGCCTGATTTTTTATGATAATGCAGGTAGCCTGCAGGAGCAGATGACCCGGCAAAAACAAGCGAAAGCGCTTCCTCCTGCATTGAAGGTTACGGGGCACAACCTGTTCGAATCGGATGAGCAGCTAAGCCTGCCCGATAACCTGGTGTTTAATAACGGCACAGGAGGCTTTACTGCAGATGGTAAAGAGTATTTCATCTTAACTAAACCGGGCCAGACTTCTCCGGCGCCCTGGGTAAATATTATAGCTAACCCGGAGTTTGGTACCATGATATCGGAGAGCGGATCAGGCTACACCTGGGCAGAAAATGCACATTCCTACCGGCTTTCACCCTGGAAGAATGATCCGGTTTCTGATAAAACAGGAGAAGCTTTTTATATCAGGGATGATATCAGCGGCAAGTACTGGTCGCCTTCTCCGCTGCCTGCAACAAGCGGTAAACCTTACATAACCCGCAATGGTTTTGGTTATACGGTTTACGAACATATTGCCTTTGGTGTTAAATCCGAGATGTGGGTTTTTGTGGATGTGGAAGATGCGGTGAAGTTTACCGTTATAAGAGTAAAAAATATATCAGCCAAGCCCAGAAAGCTCTCCGTTACAGGTTACGTGGAATGGGTGTTGGGAGACACCGCCACCAGCACCCGCATGCACGTGGTTACGGAGAAGGACCTGGAAACAGGGGTGCTTTTTGCACGTAATCATTACAACAGCACATTTGCTGAAAGAATTTCTTTTTTTGATGCAGATGGCACCAGCAGGTCTTATACCTGTGACCGGACAGAGTTTATTGGCAGAAACGGATCGCTGGCTAATCCGGAAGGTTTGTTCAGGGAGAAGTTGTCTAACAGGTATGGCTCAGCTTTAGATCCCTGCACGGCCATTCAAATAGGCGTAGAGCTATTACCGGATGAAGAAAAAGAGGTGGTGTTCAGGTTGGGTAGCGGCAAATCGGAACATGATACAAGGATACTGGCTACAAAATATAAAAATACAGATACGGTTCATGAGGCACAATCCAAGATACATGATGCCTGGAACCAGGTATTAGGCAACGTGTATATTAAAACGCCAGATGATGCATTTAATGTGATCACTAATGGTTGGCTGGTTTATCAAACACTCGCCTGTCGAATCTGGGGCCGAAGCGGATTCTATCAGTCTGGTGGCGCTTTTGGGTTCAGAGACCAGTTACAGGATACTTTAGCATTGATGCACACCCGCCCGGATGTTACAAGAGGACAAATATTACTGGCTGCATCCCGGCAATTTAAGGAAGGGGATGTGCAGCATTGGTGGCATCCGCCAACCGGGCGTGGTGTACGCACTACCTGCTCTGATGATTACCTGTGGCTGCCTTATGTAACCGCCCGCTATATTGAAGCAACTAACGATAAAGAGGTGTTAGACGAATATGTGTCTTACATAGAGGGCCGCCCCCTACGCCCGGATGAAGAAAGTTATTATGATCTGCCCGTGTTCTTGAACGAATGGGAAACGGTGTACAATCACTGTAAAAGAGCGATCGATTTTGGATTGAAGTTCGGTGAGCATGGCTTGCCCCTGATCGGCTCGGGGGACTGGAATGACGGAATGGATAAAGTAGGCGAACATGGTAAAGGAGAGAGTGTATGGCTGGGCTTTTTCCTATATGATGTGCTGATGAAGTTTTCGGTAATCGCCAGTGATTACGGTGATCAGGAGTTTCATATCAAATGTATCAGCCAGGCTGAAAAATTGAAAGATAATATCAACCGCAATGCATGGGATGGCGAATGGTATCGTCGTGCTTACTTTGATGATGGCACACCTTTAGGGTCATCTCAAAACGAGGAATGCCGTATCGATTCCATTTCACAAAGCTGGTCGGTGATATCGGGTGCGGGTGAGCCTGAAAGAATAGAGCAGGCAATGGCATCCTTAAACGAGCACCTGGTAGATCGTGAGAACGGTATCATCAAATTGTTAACACCGGCCTTTGATAAGTCTGATCTGTACCCGGGATATATTAAAGGCTATGTACCGGGTGTCAGAGAGAATGGCGGACAGTATACGCATGCTGCTATCTGGACGATGATGGCTTTTGCGATCAAGAAAGACAGGGAGCGGGTTTGGGAGCTTTTCTCCATGGTCAACCCGGTTAACCATGCGATGAATAATGCAGAATCTCAAAAATATAAGGTAGAGCCTTATGTTATGGCGGCGGATGTTTATGGAGTAGCTCCGCATGAAGGCCGGGGCGGCTGGACCTGGTATACCGGTTCCGCAGGCTGGACTTACCAGTTGGCACTGGAACATATACTGGGATTGAAGAAAAAAGGCAATGAGCTTTATATTGACCCCTGTGTACCCGATAGCTGGCCTGAGTTTGAAGTAAATTACAATTACGGCGCTACGCTTTATAAGATCAAGGTAGTAAATGAACTTAAAAACGGCAGCATCCGGATAACCATCAATGGAAACGGGACCGGCGATTCATTTATATTGCTGAGTGATGAAGGTGGTGAACATGAGGTACTGGTAACTATCTGATAAGCTGTCCTGGTTTTCTCCTGGATTAAAAAAACAAAAGAGGCGATGA belongs to Niabella yanshanensis and includes:
- a CDS encoding GH36-type glycosyl hydrolase domain-containing protein, translated to MKITRPVDDFVTRMREYFTSEGTYPFKNEDPFRLDLLSNAQMESHGIRVAAQHEVLTTRQPDKVLKRLNDNEDVIVKVQEMLAETIKEKQAIAPASEWFLDNLYLIKEQINISRKHLPKGYSQTLPILAKGKSAGMPRVYDIALEIISHSDGRIDVANLTAFINGYQTKNVLTLGELWAIPIMLRFAIIENIRRIASRIAIDRLDKNDAIYWSEEFIKIAQTEPRSIIIATAEMAKSDVSLNSAFVAEFTRRMQGKGQGLAIPLSWIEQQLSDTGHSVAELVNIHNQSQAADQVSMRNSIESIRLLKTTEWKEFVESVSVVEQELQKDITGTYPLMDFETRDRYRHVVEWIGKKSKAPEHEVAALAIGLATKRKETGAPERQHHVGYFLVDKGRDELLKKARTQLDFKDQLKYFLRKNRLSIYAGSTFLFAFVLSVLLARNVYYETRLIWTSIVTGVLLFVILGHFATVVINWLSTMMVKPRPLPKLDFSGRIPDVYSSVVAVPCLIGSKAGIDELVSDLEVRYLSNPQKNLYYCLLTDFADAPQEKMPLDDELLAHVKEEIHLLNKKYAGENETDRFFLMHRSRKWNKKEKVWMSYERKRGKLGELNSLLRNTGHDDFSVIVGDVAALANVKYVITLDADTLLPRESAWKMIATMAHPLNQPVINQKKRRVVEGYGILQPRTAINLPAKTSSVYARMHSNDSGLDPYTQLVSDVYQDLFEEGSFIGKGIYDIDVFEQVLGKAFPENRILSHDLLEGSYVRSGLLTDVQLFEDYPETYWTDVSRRHRWIRGDWQIATWGLPFAPDEKNKLKRNYISSLSKWKIWDNIKRSLLTPAMLALLVLIWLLFPNPTIWIMGFIVFWFFMPVVTGAIQLFRKPDDLDARSHITEVGDAFKKSVAQVLYNIVVLPFEAYKNADAIFLANWRLLFSRKRLLQWTPYAAQKAGGKKTIADAYSYMWQAILLVIVITALVVIFQPSSVYIAAPFLLAWLFSPVVAWSVSRQRTREDFALSDSEAGFLQVISRKTWAFFEDFVVAEDNYLPPDNYQEKPIEVTAHRTSPTNIGLSTLVNVSAYDFGYISLCRLVERTQQTFSALSDMERYKGHFYNWYDTTNLQPLYPRYISAVDSGNFVANMIVLRQALLELPHHKILNQKFYEGLHHTWKAAIHAAPESATIFKEGDAYLDRLSQSPVETIHIQKTYFDKLLQQAGLVKAAAVVASNKEVQSWLLKFEAQVSDAQFSLSLLTPWADLLPVPAGLEALSVLDNIPSLTEIRNLEHTILPLISQLREERTEYKEWLQQLEEAIQSAYSHALEKLSKIEKLVNECAGFAAVEYDFLYDKDKHLFHIGYNVSEDVKDKSYYDILASEARLGIFTAIAQGKVPQDSWFVLGRLITNDGAAPVLLSWSGSMFEYLMPELVMPSYENTLLERTTRGIIQNQIDYGRKKDIPWGISESGFNLVDAHLNYQYQAFGVPGTGLKRGLGQDLVIAPYATLLALMVEPQLALKNLLVLSKNGFEGRYGFYEAVDYTPSRMPRGKTNVIIRSFMAHHQGMGFLSIARLLLGEKMQQRFERDPQFQSALLLLKEKAPKATNYYTQDDSATSKTVASHEAHIRVIRTPNTTVPEVQLLSNGRYHMAISNSGGSYSRWKNLAVSRWREDVTEDNWGTFCYIKEVSSQELWSNTYQPTRKKLDVDETIFSQGHVEFRRVNKDFETKTDIVVSPEDDVSIRRIKITNKSNGVKTLEVTGYTEIVIAPQAADEAHPAFSNLFVQTKISEDSKAILCTRRARSKNEQPPWMFFMMNVTGVEQEEISFESDRMRFIGRTRSLASPLSVANNGPMSGTDGSVLDPVAAIKYKITLKPRQTATFEIVIGITETQDTCQHLIGKYDDVYLKNRAFELSWTHSQVLLRQINASEAEAQLFNSMAGHILYANGTHRAEANIIAGNKKGQSGLWGYSISGDLPIVLVRVQDSDNTALVRQLIKAHSYWRMKGLAVDLIIWNDDFGTYRQLLHDQIMGFVTAMGGATVDQPGGIFIRQGDQLSTEDRILFQTVARLIFYDNAGSLQEQMTRQKQAKALPPALKVTGHNLFESDEQLSLPDNLVFNNGTGGFTADGKEYFILTKPGQTSPAPWVNIIANPEFGTMISESGSGYTWAENAHSYRLSPWKNDPVSDKTGEAFYIRDDISGKYWSPSPLPATSGKPYITRNGFGYTVYEHIAFGVKSEMWVFVDVEDAVKFTVIRVKNISAKPRKLSVTGYVEWVLGDTATSTRMHVVTEKDLETGVLFARNHYNSTFAERISFFDADGTSRSYTCDRTEFIGRNGSLANPEGLFREKLSNRYGSALDPCTAIQIGVELLPDEEKEVVFRLGSGKSEHDTRILATKYKNTDTVHEAQSKIHDAWNQVLGNVYIKTPDDAFNVITNGWLVYQTLACRIWGRSGFYQSGGAFGFRDQLQDTLALMHTRPDVTRGQILLAASRQFKEGDVQHWWHPPTGRGVRTTCSDDYLWLPYVTARYIEATNDKEVLDEYVSYIEGRPLRPDEESYYDLPVFLNEWETVYNHCKRAIDFGLKFGEHGLPLIGSGDWNDGMDKVGEHGKGESVWLGFFLYDVLMKFSVIASDYGDQEFHIKCISQAEKLKDNINRNAWDGEWYRRAYFDDGTPLGSSQNEECRIDSISQSWSVISGAGEPERIEQAMASLNEHLVDRENGIIKLLTPAFDKSDLYPGYIKGYVPGVRENGGQYTHAAIWTMMAFAIKKDRERVWELFSMVNPVNHAMNNAESQKYKVEPYVMAADVYGVAPHEGRGGWTWYTGSAGWTYQLALEHILGLKKKGNELYIDPCVPDSWPEFEVNYNYGATLYKIKVVNELKNGSIRITINGNGTGDSFILLSDEGGEHEVLVTI